One stretch of Salmo trutta chromosome 7, fSalTru1.1, whole genome shotgun sequence DNA includes these proteins:
- the LOC115197299 gene encoding GTPase HRas isoform X2 translates to MTEYKLVVVGAGGVGKSALTIQLIQNHFVDEYDPTIEDSYRKQVVIDGETCLLDILDTAGQEEYSAMRDQYMRTGEGFLCVFAINNTKSFEDIHQYREQIKRVKDSDDVPMVLVGNKCDLPSRTVDTRQAQELARSYGIPYIETSAKTRQGVEDAFYTLVREIRQHKLRKLNPPDESGQDCMSCRCVVS, encoded by the exons ATGACGGAGTACaagttggtggtggtgggggctggAGGTGTGGGGAAGAGTGCACTCACCATCCAGCTCATCCAGAACCACTTTGTGGATGAATACGACCCCACTATAGAG GACTCATACAGGAAGCAGGTGGTGATTGACGGGGAGACATGTCTGCTGGACATCCTGGACACTGCAGGTCAGGAGGAGTACAGCGCCATGAGGGACCAGTACATGAGGACAGGGGAGGGCTTCCTCTGTGTCTTCGCCATCAACAACACCAAGTCCTTCGAGGACATCCAccagtacag GGAACAGATCAAGCGTGTGAAAGACTCTGACGACGTGCCCATGGTCCTGGTGGGTAATAAATGTGACCTCCCATCGCGTACCGTGGACACGCGGCAAGCACAGGAACTGGCCCGCAGCTACGGAATTCCCTACATCGAGACCTCTGCCAAGACACGACAG GGGGTAGAGGACGCCTTCTATACGTTAGTGAGAGAGATCAGGCAGCACAAGCTGAGGAAGCTCAACCCTCCGGACGAGAGTGGACAGGACTGCATGAGCTGCCGCTGTGTGGTGTCGTGA
- the LOC115197299 gene encoding GTPase HRas isoform X1 translates to MWCFFDGVYPAVVKLSRVQQCVCVWGAVRMTEYKLVVVGAGGVGKSALTIQLIQNHFVDEYDPTIEDSYRKQVVIDGETCLLDILDTAGQEEYSAMRDQYMRTGEGFLCVFAINNTKSFEDIHQYREQIKRVKDSDDVPMVLVGNKCDLPSRTVDTRQAQELARSYGIPYIETSAKTRQGVEDAFYTLVREIRQHKLRKLNPPDESGQDCMSCRCVVS, encoded by the exons ATGTGGTGTTTTTTTGATGGTGTGTATCCTGCTGTCGTCAAACTGTCCAGAGTCCAG cagtgtgtgtgtgtgtggggagcagTGAGGATGACGGAGTACaagttggtggtggtgggggctggAGGTGTGGGGAAGAGTGCACTCACCATCCAGCTCATCCAGAACCACTTTGTGGATGAATACGACCCCACTATAGAG GACTCATACAGGAAGCAGGTGGTGATTGACGGGGAGACATGTCTGCTGGACATCCTGGACACTGCAGGTCAGGAGGAGTACAGCGCCATGAGGGACCAGTACATGAGGACAGGGGAGGGCTTCCTCTGTGTCTTCGCCATCAACAACACCAAGTCCTTCGAGGACATCCAccagtacag GGAACAGATCAAGCGTGTGAAAGACTCTGACGACGTGCCCATGGTCCTGGTGGGTAATAAATGTGACCTCCCATCGCGTACCGTGGACACGCGGCAAGCACAGGAACTGGCCCGCAGCTACGGAATTCCCTACATCGAGACCTCTGCCAAGACACGACAG GGGGTAGAGGACGCCTTCTATACGTTAGTGAGAGAGATCAGGCAGCACAAGCTGAGGAAGCTCAACCCTCCGGACGAGAGTGGACAGGACTGCATGAGCTGCCGCTGTGTGGTGTCGTGA
- the LOC115197297 gene encoding leucine-rich repeat neuronal protein 2-like, giving the protein MLRVSMVLLQRQLILCVWVCVSSALVVHSLPWSVSCPAGCVCQIKPWFSPQSMSREVPTVDCNNLFLTQPPSPLPLDTHTLCLQSNLLSALETSLLQTLPNLTELDLSQNRFSSVRTLTSTQPQTPSLRSLLSLHMEENQLRSLPPAAFSSLPALQELFLSHNQLASLAPRAFSGLGSLLRLHLNNNHLTSIEPLWFTTLPCLQVLMLGGNPVEVLPERGFQALGSLRSLVLGGMGLKGLPERALEGLDSLESLSFYDNLLTTVPTQALRRLPGLKFLDLNKNRLSLVQTGDFRDLVHLTELGLNNMEELVAIERAAMENLPELTKLEITNNPRLSYIHPQAFFRLSRLESLMLNSNALTALHQHTVLSLPRLREVSLHSNPLRCDCLFRWVAEEHPHTDTQMSQAVRFIQPQATLCSEPPELRARRVREVSITEMSASCLPLIPPGILPPYVRVREGEKLALHCRALAEPQPTIYWVTPSGQRLGSSNNTHSPKPASRPFSKPASRPFSKPASRPYSKPGSRPYSKPGSRPYSKPGSSLNSKPGSSLNSKPASSQTSNYSSYHSHLPSPASGNASVLFSSLTPSSPPLLSSSAYRLLPEGTLEIVMVTSREGGLYTCVAENTLGADTHSVTVVVQGPGRGLRQQMLEGRG; this is encoded by the coding sequence ATGCTGAGGGTGTCAATGGTCCTACTGCAGAGGCAGctgatcctgtgtgtgtgggtgtgtgtgtccagtgcacTAGTGGTCCATTCCCTGCCATGGAGCGTCTCCTGCccggcagggtgtgtgtgtcagatcaAGCCCTGGTTTTCCCCCCAGTCAATGTCCCGCGAGGTTCCAACTGTGGACTGTAACAACCTGTTCCTGACCCAgcccccctcccctctacccctagacacacacaccctctgtctGCAGAGTAACCTGCTGTCTGCCTTGGAGACATCACTGTTACAGACACTCCCCAACCTCACAGAGCTGGATCTGTCTCAGAACCGCTTCAGCAGTGTTAGGACACTAACCTCAACCCAGCCCCAGACTCCCTCCCTGCGCTCCCTACTCTCCTTGCACATGGAGGAGAACCAGCTCCGGTCCCTGCCCCCTGCCGCCTTCTCTTCCCTGCCTGCCCTACAGGAGCTCTTCCTCAGCCACAACCAGCTGGCCTCCCTGGCTCCTAGAGCCTTCTCTGGTTTGGGCTCCCTGCTGCGTCTGCACCTCAACAACAACCACCTGACATCAATTGAGCCCCTCTGGTTCACCACCCTGCCCTGCCTCCAGGTGCTGATGCTGGGGGGAAACCCAGTGGAGGTCCTCCCTGAACGGGGCTTCCAGGCGCTGGGGTCTCTACGCAGCCTGGTGCTGGGGGGCATGGGGCTGAAAGGGTTGCCTGAGAGGGCCCTGGAGGGGCTGGACAGTCTGGAGAGCCTGTCCTTCTACGACAACCTCCTCACCACTGTCCCCACACAGGCTCTGAGGAGGCTCCCAGGCCTGAAGTTCCTTGACCTGAATAAGAACCGTCTGAGTCTGGTTCAGACAGGGGACTTCAGGGACCTggtccacctgacagagctgggtcTGAACAACATGGAGGAGCTGGTGGCCATCGAGAGGGCAGCCATGGAGAACCTGCCTGAGCTCACCAAGCTGGAGATCACCAACAACCCCCGGCTGTCCTACATCCACCCCCAGGCCTTCTTTCGGCTAAGCAGGCTCGAGAGCCTGATGCTGAACTCCAACGCTCTGACTGCTCTGcaccaacacactgtcctgtCTCTGCCCAGACTGAGGGAGGTCAGCCTGCACTCCAACCCCCTCCGCTGTGACTGCCTGTTTCGCTGGGTGGCTGAGGAGCACcctcacacagatacacagatgtcGCAGGCTGTGAGGTTTATCCAGCCCCAGGCCACATTGTGTTCTGAGCCTCCAGAGCTGAGGGCTCGCAGGGTGAGGGAGGTGTCAATCACAGAGATGTCAGCCTCCTgcctccccctcatcccccctGGCATCCTCCCCCCCTACGTGAGggtgagagaaggggagaagCTGGCCCTGCACTGTCGCGCCCTGGCAGAGCCTCAGCCCACAATCTACTGGGTCACTCCTTCTGGACAGAGACTGGGATCATCCAACAACACCCACAGCCCCAAGCCTGCATCCAGACCCTTCTCCAAGCCTGCATCCAGACCCTTCTCCAAGCCTGCATCCAGACCCTACTCCAAGCCTGGATCCAGACCGTACTCCAAGCCTGGATCCAGACCCTACTCCAAGCCTGGATCTAGCCTCAACTCCAAGCCTGGATCCAGCCTCAACTCCAAGCCTGCATCCAGCCAGACATCCAACTACTCCTCTTACCATTCCCACTTACCCAGCCCAGCATCTGGTAATGCCTCTGTCCTCTTTTCCAGCctcaccccttcctctcctcccctcctctcctcctctgcctacCGGCTCCTGCCAGAGGGAACATTGGAGATCGTCATGGTGACATCCCGGGAGGGGGGTCTGTACACCTGTGTGGCTGAGAACACACTGGGGGCCGACACTCACAGTGTGACTGTAGTGGTGCAGGGGCCAGGGAGGGGGTTGAGGCAACAGATGTTGGAGGGTAGAGGATAG